A window of Pedobacter lusitanus contains these coding sequences:
- a CDS encoding nucleoid-associated protein, which translates to MIYFPEASLAELSIHRIGNKVQDEFYVLSEASMQIQDEQLKNLLIQYFLSPYEKINEIFRFFHPNDDLNLNEVYHFIGQIFENGETFHKNSEQLAKYLYETSNHPKIKAGELYVAYFENVQIEGELHDAIGIFKSETKEAYIKVYPEQAGFALSYEEEAININKLDKGCLIFNTEKEEGYKVAVIDQTNRSNEAVYWKDEFLKLRVRNDNYNQTKNVLGVYKSFVTEKLDQEYDITKADKIDLLNRSMKYFKEKESFDMDEFSNEVIGNKDGIESFKNYKKSYEEEFETPIADSFDISGAAVKKQAKAFKSVLKLDKNFHIYIHGNKELIEKGFDDDKSMNYYKVYFKEEE; encoded by the coding sequence ATGATTTATTTCCCTGAAGCGTCTCTGGCAGAGCTTTCTATACATAGAATTGGCAATAAGGTACAGGATGAATTTTATGTATTATCTGAAGCCTCAATGCAAATTCAGGATGAACAGTTAAAGAATCTCCTGATCCAGTATTTCCTGAGTCCTTATGAGAAAATAAATGAGATTTTCCGGTTTTTTCATCCTAACGATGATTTAAATCTGAATGAGGTTTATCACTTTATCGGACAGATATTTGAAAATGGGGAAACCTTTCATAAAAACAGCGAGCAGCTGGCTAAATATCTTTATGAGACTTCTAATCACCCTAAAATAAAAGCAGGAGAACTGTATGTTGCCTATTTTGAAAATGTTCAGATAGAAGGAGAGCTGCATGATGCAATTGGTATTTTTAAATCAGAAACCAAAGAAGCTTATATAAAAGTTTATCCTGAGCAGGCAGGTTTTGCCTTGAGTTATGAAGAAGAGGCTATCAATATCAATAAATTGGATAAAGGATGTCTGATTTTTAATACAGAAAAAGAAGAAGGTTATAAGGTAGCCGTAATAGATCAGACTAACAGGAGCAATGAGGCTGTTTACTGGAAAGACGAATTTCTAAAACTCAGAGTCAGAAATGATAATTATAACCAAACCAAAAATGTTTTGGGAGTATATAAGAGCTTTGTAACCGAGAAACTCGATCAGGAGTATGATATTACCAAGGCAGATAAAATAGATCTGCTGAACCGCTCTATGAAGTATTTCAAAGAAAAGGAAAGCTTTGATATGGATGAGTTCTCTAACGAGGTCATAGGCAATAAGGACGGTATAGAATCTTTCAAGAACTATAAAAAGAGTTATGAGGAAGAATTTGAAACGCCTATAGCTGATAGTTTTGATATCTCAGGTGCTGCAGTCAAAAAACAGGCTAAGGCATTTAAAAGTGTACTTAAGCTCGATAAGAACTTCCACATTTACATTCACGGAAATAAAGAGCTTATCGAAAAAGGTTTTGACGATGATAAATCTATGAACTACTACAAAGTATATTTTAAAGAAGAAGAATAA
- a CDS encoding bestrophin family protein, which produces MLIVHNIRLSRILRNTWQVDLIMIVSCTGAYLTRAFLIKHHFEIPAIIPAVLGTAIAFFIGFNNNQAYDRWWEARKIWGALVNDSRSWARSVITYISQNEISDEEFKTLKNRMVRRHIGFLYALKAKLRGAVDENYQQYMEEADLKEINQHSNVHNAILTLQSRELQQLNKDGMIDGFRFIELNHLLIRFSDEMGKAERIKNTVFPTTYNYFTKVFIWLFIVSLTLVVSHEAGLWSIFIGWLVGFVFVSTQINGMSLIDPFENNSSSVPLNQITRTIEINLLEMIGAEKIPAPVKPINDEYIL; this is translated from the coding sequence ATGCTTATAGTACATAATATCAGATTAAGCCGTATTCTCAGAAACACATGGCAGGTAGACCTTATCATGATCGTATCCTGCACAGGAGCTTATTTAACACGGGCGTTTCTGATTAAACATCATTTTGAAATCCCTGCTATCATTCCTGCCGTTTTAGGTACAGCAATTGCCTTTTTTATTGGATTTAACAATAATCAGGCGTACGACCGATGGTGGGAAGCCCGCAAAATATGGGGCGCACTGGTCAACGATTCCAGATCATGGGCCAGAAGTGTAATTACCTATATCTCGCAGAACGAGATCAGCGACGAGGAATTCAAAACACTGAAAAACAGAATGGTTCGTCGCCACATCGGTTTTTTATATGCCCTTAAAGCGAAACTCAGAGGTGCTGTTGACGAGAATTACCAGCAATACATGGAGGAAGCTGACCTGAAGGAGATCAATCAGCATAGTAATGTACATAATGCCATTCTTACTCTGCAATCCCGGGAATTGCAGCAATTAAATAAAGATGGAATGATAGATGGGTTCCGTTTCATAGAACTGAATCATCTGCTGATCAGATTTTCTGATGAAATGGGTAAAGCAGAACGTATTAAGAATACGGTTTTTCCTACTACATATAATTATTTCACCAAGGTATTTATCTGGTTATTTATAGTCTCTTTAACCCTGGTTGTAAGTCATGAAGCCGGTTTATGGTCAATTTTTATTGGCTGGCTGGTAGGCTTTGTTTTTGTTTCCACACAAATTAACGGAATGAGCCTGATCGATCCATTCGAGAACAACTCTTCTTCAGTTCCATTAAACCAGATTACAAGAACGATAGAAATCAATTTACTGGAAATGATAGGTGCAGAGAAGATCCCTGCACCGGTAAAGCCCATAAATGATGAATATATACTTTAA
- a CDS encoding class I SAM-dependent rRNA methyltransferase, translated as MIDVVLKKGKEKAVHQKHPWIFSGAIDKVKGNPLNGEVIRVLAADQSFLGYGYYNGQSRVAVRLLEWEEDNIIDKAWYHSRLKNAIASRAHLLSDLETNTCRLVFSEADYLPGLIVDKYADYLSLQILSAGMENVKAELIEILIAELNPVGIFDKSDANARTHENLEVSQGLLWGATPPEFIEVKENGVRYHINIADGQKSGFYCDQRDNREILAAYTKDKEVLDCFCYSGGFTLNSLKHGAKHVTSVDSSALAIETLKHNLGLNGFMEHQQTSIQSDVNKQLRSFKEDGKTFDVIILDPPKYAPSRSALDRAARAYKDLNRLGMLLLKSGGILATYSCSGAVDLETFKQIIAWAALDAGREVQIIKQFHQPEDHPIRISFPEGEYLKGLLLRVL; from the coding sequence ATGATTGATGTTGTACTGAAAAAAGGCAAGGAAAAGGCCGTCCACCAAAAACACCCCTGGATATTCTCAGGTGCTATAGATAAAGTTAAGGGTAATCCATTAAACGGAGAGGTTATCAGGGTTCTTGCAGCCGACCAGTCTTTTTTAGGTTACGGTTATTACAATGGACAGTCACGTGTCGCTGTGCGCCTGCTGGAATGGGAAGAAGACAACATCATTGATAAGGCATGGTATCATTCAAGGTTAAAAAATGCGATTGCCTCAAGGGCACATTTGCTTAGCGACCTGGAAACAAATACCTGTCGTCTGGTATTTAGTGAAGCCGATTATCTGCCGGGACTAATTGTAGATAAATACGCCGATTATCTTTCTTTACAAATCCTGAGCGCAGGAATGGAGAATGTTAAAGCAGAACTGATTGAGATCCTGATTGCAGAATTAAACCCTGTTGGAATCTTTGATAAAAGTGATGCAAATGCACGGACTCATGAAAACCTGGAGGTTTCACAAGGTTTACTTTGGGGAGCAACACCACCGGAATTTATTGAAGTAAAAGAAAATGGTGTCCGTTACCATATTAATATTGCAGATGGACAGAAATCAGGTTTTTACTGTGATCAGCGTGATAACCGCGAAATTCTCGCAGCTTATACCAAAGACAAAGAAGTTCTGGATTGTTTTTGCTATAGTGGTGGATTTACATTGAATAGCTTAAAACATGGAGCTAAACATGTAACCAGCGTAGATAGTTCAGCACTGGCAATAGAAACACTAAAACATAATCTCGGCTTAAACGGCTTCATGGAGCATCAGCAAACCAGTATACAATCTGATGTTAACAAACAGCTACGCAGTTTTAAAGAAGATGGAAAAACTTTTGATGTGATCATTCTTGATCCACCAAAATATGCGCCTTCAAGATCAGCACTGGACAGGGCTGCCCGTGCTTATAAAGATCTGAACAGATTAGGTATGCTGCTACTTAAAAGCGGTGGTATACTGGCTACTTATTCCTGCTCAGGAGCGGTTGATCTGGAAACTTTTAAACAGATTATTGCCTGGGCTGCTTTGGATGCAGGCAGAGAGGTACAAATTATTAAACAGTTTCATCAGCCTGAAGATCATCCGATACGGATTTCCTTTCCTGAAGGAGAGTATCTTAAGGGATTATTATTAAGAGTATTATAA
- a CDS encoding tRNA-binding protein, giving the protein MEHIDWNDFEKVELRAGTILEVLEFPEARKPAYKVRVDFGEYGEKMSSAQITAHYTKEELVGRQIVGVVNFPKKQIGKFMSEFLVTGFADEHGSIVLTTLMGKVPNGSKLC; this is encoded by the coding sequence ATGGAGCATATAGACTGGAATGATTTTGAGAAGGTCGAATTAAGAGCAGGCACAATTTTAGAAGTCCTGGAATTTCCTGAAGCCAGAAAACCAGCCTATAAAGTCAGGGTGGATTTTGGTGAGTACGGAGAAAAAATGAGCAGTGCACAAATTACAGCTCACTATACCAAAGAAGAACTGGTGGGAAGACAAATTGTTGGAGTTGTTAATTTTCCAAAAAAACAGATTGGCAAATTTATGTCAGAGTTTTTGGTAACCGGTTTTGCAGATGAGCACGGAAGTATTGTATTAACTACGCTTATGGGGAAAGTTCCCAACGGGAGTAAATTATGCTGA
- a CDS encoding nucleoside deaminase, giving the protein MSYYNFSGENDLPKEDEHYMRLALQEAQIAFDHDEVPIGAVIVCKGRIVGRGHNLTEQLNDVTAHAEMQAFTAASLTLGGKYLKDCTLYVTVEPCVMCAGAAYWTQISRLVYGASEEKRGFTSRNANLLHPKTVTEKGVLAEECAALMKRFFKNKRG; this is encoded by the coding sequence ATGAGTTATTATAATTTTTCCGGAGAAAATGATTTGCCTAAAGAAGACGAGCACTATATGCGGCTTGCTTTACAGGAAGCACAAATAGCATTTGACCATGATGAAGTTCCTATCGGTGCTGTTATCGTTTGTAAAGGCAGAATTGTTGGACGCGGGCATAATCTTACAGAGCAATTAAATGACGTTACAGCGCATGCGGAGATGCAGGCATTTACTGCAGCCAGTTTAACGCTTGGTGGCAAGTATTTGAAAGACTGTACACTTTATGTGACAGTTGAACCTTGTGTAATGTGTGCCGGAGCAGCTTACTGGACTCAGATCAGCAGACTGGTTTATGGTGCATCAGAAGAGAAGCGCGGATTTACAAGCCGGAATGCTAATCTGCTTCATCCGAAAACAGTGACAGAAAAAGGAGTGCTGGCAGAAGAATGTGCGGCGCTTATGAAACGTTTTTTTAAGAACAAGCGTGGCTAA
- a CDS encoding superoxide dismutase yields MAFELPALPYATDALEPHIDKTTMEIHHDKHHQAYVTNLNKALEGKAEASQSLDEIIKNISKFPAAVRNNGGGHFNHSLFWEVMGHNKGGEPTGELAEAIKAAFGSFADFKTKFAEAGATRFGSGWAWLSVGADRKLVVSSTPNQDNPLMDIAEVKGTPILGMDVWEHAYYLKYQNKRPDYIAAFWNVVNWDAVAERFKKA; encoded by the coding sequence ATGGCTTTTGAATTACCTGCGTTACCTTACGCAACAGATGCACTAGAACCGCATATCGATAAAACAACCATGGAAATTCACCATGATAAACATCACCAGGCTTATGTTACAAACCTAAACAAAGCATTGGAAGGCAAAGCTGAAGCGTCGCAAAGTCTTGATGAGATCATTAAAAACATCTCTAAGTTTCCTGCTGCGGTAAGAAACAATGGTGGTGGCCACTTTAACCATTCTCTGTTCTGGGAAGTTATGGGGCACAATAAAGGTGGTGAACCTACAGGAGAACTGGCTGAAGCAATTAAAGCTGCTTTTGGTTCTTTTGCTGATTTCAAAACTAAATTTGCTGAAGCAGGCGCAACCCGTTTTGGTTCAGGATGGGCATGGTTAAGCGTAGGTGCTGACCGTAAATTAGTTGTTTCTTCGACGCCTAATCAGGATAATCCATTAATGGATATTGCTGAGGTTAAAGGTACTCCAATCTTAGGAATGGACGTTTGGGAGCATGCTTACTATTTAAAATATCAAAACAAACGTCCTGATTATATTGCAGCATTCTGGAATGTTGTAAACTGGGATGCTGTTGCTGAACGTTTCAAAAAAGCGTAA
- a CDS encoding hydrogen peroxide-inducible genes activator has product MTLVQLEYIVAVDTYRSFVGAAEKCFVTQPTLSMQVQKLEEMLNVKIFDRSKQPVIPTEIGSQIIEQARQVLQESQKIKEIISSQQQDIVGELKVGIIPTVAPYLLPQVIAAMMEKYPDLKLLIWEYTTEDIIHHLKTGVLDCGILATPLGDNSITEIPMYYENFVTYISKNSKLFKKKNIDANDLEDENIWLLNEGHCMRSQVLNICRSTKDNRLQGLTYNTGSVETLIRMVDMNNGATLLPELALAELTAKQLSKVRTFKSPEPVREISLVTHKNYIKKRMLNALKEEILAIIPKTMKQKKKKDVVGI; this is encoded by the coding sequence ATGACCTTAGTTCAACTGGAATATATTGTAGCAGTAGATACTTACAGAAGCTTTGTTGGTGCCGCTGAAAAATGCTTTGTGACTCAGCCAACGCTGAGTATGCAGGTACAGAAGCTGGAAGAAATGTTAAATGTAAAAATATTTGACAGGAGCAAGCAACCAGTAATTCCTACTGAAATCGGTTCTCAAATTATAGAACAGGCTCGCCAGGTCCTTCAGGAGAGTCAGAAAATCAAAGAAATCATCAGTAGTCAGCAGCAGGATATTGTTGGCGAACTAAAAGTTGGCATCATCCCAACTGTTGCACCTTATCTGCTGCCACAGGTAATTGCCGCTATGATGGAGAAATATCCTGATTTAAAACTATTGATCTGGGAATATACAACCGAAGACATTATTCATCATCTTAAAACAGGAGTATTGGATTGTGGTATTCTGGCCACACCGCTTGGTGATAATTCAATCACGGAAATTCCTATGTATTATGAGAATTTTGTAACTTATATCAGTAAAAACAGCAAACTTTTTAAGAAGAAAAATATTGATGCAAACGATCTGGAAGACGAAAACATCTGGCTGCTTAATGAAGGCCACTGTATGCGTTCGCAGGTGTTAAACATCTGCAGATCTACAAAAGACAATCGTTTACAGGGCTTAACATATAATACAGGAAGTGTAGAAACACTTATTCGCATGGTAGACATGAACAACGGGGCTACTTTACTTCCTGAGCTGGCGCTAGCCGAACTTACAGCCAAACAACTAAGTAAGGTCAGAACATTCAAATCGCCAGAACCTGTACGCGAGATCAGTCTGGTTACCCACAAGAACTACATTAAGAAAAGAATGCTCAACGCCCTTAAGGAAGAAATTTTAGCTATCATTCCTAAAACAATGAAGCAAAAGAAGAAAAAAGATGTTGTAGGTATCTAA
- the fcl gene encoding GDP-L-fucose synthase, with protein sequence MEKSAKIYIAGHRGMVGSAIHRKLTSQGYTNLITRTSSELDLRNQQAVADFFALEKPDYVFLAAAKVGGIIANNTYRADFLYENLAIQNNVIHQAYETGVKKLMFLGSSCIYPKLAPQPLKEEYLLTGLLEETNEPYAIAKIAGIKLCDAYRAQYNCNFISVMPTNLYGYNDNYHPQNSHVLPALIRKFHEAKVNGTPEVIIWGSGSPMREFLFADDLADACYFLMQNYNEPHLINIGTGEDLTIKDLALLVKKVTGFEGALTFDSTKPDGTPRKLMDVSKLHNLGWKHQVELEDGIHLAYQDFLAKHI encoded by the coding sequence TTGGAAAAGAGCGCAAAAATATACATTGCAGGCCACCGTGGGATGGTAGGATCGGCTATTCATCGTAAACTGACCAGTCAGGGTTATACCAACCTGATTACCCGGACTTCATCAGAATTAGACCTGAGGAACCAACAGGCTGTAGCTGATTTTTTTGCTCTTGAAAAACCAGATTATGTATTTCTTGCTGCTGCAAAAGTAGGTGGCATTATCGCCAATAATACATATCGGGCCGATTTCCTTTATGAAAATCTGGCCATACAGAATAATGTAATTCATCAGGCATATGAAACTGGTGTAAAAAAACTAATGTTCCTGGGGTCAAGCTGTATCTACCCGAAATTAGCGCCTCAACCCTTAAAAGAAGAATACCTGCTAACAGGTTTACTGGAAGAGACTAATGAGCCTTATGCGATTGCTAAAATTGCCGGGATCAAATTATGTGACGCTTACCGCGCTCAATATAATTGTAATTTCATTTCTGTTATGCCAACCAATTTATATGGCTATAATGATAATTACCATCCTCAGAATTCTCATGTATTACCTGCCCTGATCCGCAAATTTCACGAGGCAAAAGTTAACGGAACACCGGAAGTGATCATCTGGGGCTCAGGCTCACCCATGCGTGAATTCCTGTTTGCAGACGATCTTGCGGACGCCTGTTACTTCCTGATGCAAAACTACAATGAACCTCACCTGATCAATATTGGCACAGGAGAAGATTTAACCATAAAAGACCTGGCTTTATTAGTCAAAAAAGTGACTGGCTTTGAAGGAGCGCTGACTTTTGACAGTACAAAACCTGATGGCACTCCCCGTAAATTAATGGATGTGTCTAAGCTGCACAATCTTGGATGGAAACATCAGGTTGAACTGGAAGATGGTATTCATCTGGCTTATCAGGACTTTTTAGCTAAACATATTTAG
- the trmB gene encoding tRNA (guanosine(46)-N7)-methyltransferase TrmB codes for MGKDKLRKFAEIDTFPNVYQMEEGMELQGKWAEQHFKNNNPVVLELACGKGEYSVNMAKFFPEKNFIGIDLKGNRIWRGARTGVDENIGNLAFLRIQIEDIAAYFGENEVDEIWITFPDPQPQDSREKKRLTFPGFLNKYKGFLKPGGKINLKTDNDGLYAYTVEKVEELNLPCYKKTDHLYTSEFYDDVLKIKTHYERIYLKQDKNINYIQFSLD; via the coding sequence GTGGGTAAAGATAAGTTAAGAAAATTTGCTGAAATTGATACCTTTCCGAATGTCTATCAGATGGAAGAGGGAATGGAACTTCAGGGCAAGTGGGCCGAGCAGCATTTTAAAAATAACAATCCGGTTGTTTTAGAACTGGCTTGTGGTAAAGGAGAATACTCAGTCAATATGGCTAAATTCTTTCCGGAGAAGAATTTTATTGGTATAGACTTGAAAGGTAACCGTATCTGGAGAGGAGCAAGAACAGGTGTAGATGAAAATATTGGTAACCTGGCTTTTTTAAGAATACAGATTGAAGATATTGCTGCCTATTTTGGGGAGAACGAAGTAGATGAGATCTGGATCACTTTTCCTGATCCGCAGCCTCAGGATAGCAGAGAAAAGAAAAGACTGACTTTTCCTGGTTTTCTGAATAAATACAAAGGTTTTTTAAAACCGGGAGGTAAAATCAACCTGAAAACTGATAATGATGGTTTGTATGCCTATACCGTTGAAAAAGTTGAAGAGCTGAATTTGCCCTGCTATAAAAAAACAGATCATTTATATACTTCTGAATTCTATGATGATGTATTAAAGATCAAGACACATTATGAAAGAATCTATTTAAAACAGGATAAAAATATAAATTACATACAATTCTCACTTGACTAA
- a CDS encoding MGMT family protein: protein MEQSFYEQVYEVVRLIPKGRVTSYGAIAKALGAGKSSRLVGYAMNNAHDALPPIPAHRVVNHKGLLTGKFHFPTPELMQELLENEGVIVDQDKVKDFKTLFWDPAEEL from the coding sequence ATGGAACAATCATTTTATGAGCAGGTTTATGAAGTAGTACGGTTAATTCCTAAAGGAAGAGTGACTTCCTATGGAGCAATCGCTAAAGCACTCGGCGCGGGAAAATCTTCTCGTCTTGTAGGGTATGCTATGAATAATGCTCATGATGCTTTGCCTCCAATACCGGCTCACCGGGTAGTAAACCATAAGGGATTACTTACAGGTAAATTTCATTTTCCTACACCAGAACTGATGCAGGAATTACTGGAAAATGAAGGAGTGATTGTCGATCAGGATAAAGTAAAAGACTTCAAAACCCTTTTTTGGGATCCGGCAGAAGAACTATAA
- a CDS encoding carboxymuconolactone decarboxylase family protein encodes MGKLVEEFNDYRSKMNDRIMETANTNIKRFFALDTTTYAAGALDVKSKEMMGLVASMVLRCDDCIKYHLEKCFDAGVNDAEINEVFMIANLVGGSIVIPHYRRAVEYWDELSM; translated from the coding sequence ATGGGTAAATTAGTAGAAGAATTTAATGACTACCGTTCAAAAATGAACGATAGAATAATGGAAACTGCCAATACAAATATCAAGCGCTTCTTTGCGCTGGATACGACGACTTATGCAGCAGGAGCACTGGATGTGAAAAGTAAAGAGATGATGGGGCTGGTAGCTTCAATGGTCTTACGTTGTGATGATTGTATCAAATATCACCTGGAGAAATGTTTTGATGCAGGGGTGAATGATGCAGAAATTAATGAAGTATTCATGATTGCGAATCTGGTAGGCGGCTCTATCGTTATACCGCATTATCGTCGTGCAGTTGAATACTGGGATGAATTAAGCATGTAA
- a CDS encoding DNA-3-methyladenine glycosylase I — MSAELKRCGWCGTDPLYIKYHDEEWGKPVQDDRVLFEFMILEGAQAGLSWITILRRREGYRAAFADFDVSKVAAFTEADAERLMNDSGIIRNRLKVNSAIKNAQLFIAIQKEFGSFAKYIWGFMPDQKPILNNYKSLGEVPPRTAISDAISKDMKKRGFKFFGTTICYAHMQATGMVNDHIEGCIAR, encoded by the coding sequence ATGAGCGCAGAATTGAAAAGATGTGGCTGGTGTGGCACTGACCCTTTGTATATAAAATATCATGATGAAGAATGGGGGAAGCCTGTTCAGGACGACCGGGTTTTATTTGAGTTTATGATTCTTGAAGGCGCACAGGCAGGTCTGAGCTGGATAACCATTTTACGTAGACGCGAGGGATATCGTGCTGCATTTGCTGATTTTGATGTCAGCAAGGTTGCCGCCTTTACAGAAGCTGATGCGGAACGTCTGATGAACGACTCCGGGATTATCAGAAACAGACTTAAAGTCAATTCTGCTATAAAAAATGCACAGCTTTTTATTGCCATACAAAAGGAATTCGGGTCTTTTGCAAAATACATCTGGGGATTTATGCCAGATCAGAAACCTATTTTAAATAATTATAAATCTCTCGGTGAGGTACCCCCGCGAACAGCAATATCTGATGCGATCAGTAAGGATATGAAAAAAAGAGGGTTTAAGTTTTTTGGGACAACGATCTGTTATGCTCATATGCAGGCTACAGGAATGGTTAATGATCATATAGAGGGCTGTATCGCGCGTTAA
- a CDS encoding CPBP family glutamic-type intramembrane protease produces the protein MVDLLDDLINYLKYPYLARIPKKVDRPLILLLKLALICSIAGISCGILMGVLIHLKLIPDPGPTVLDKKTMAKSILFIIAVIWAPLSEELLFRAQLRRFTGSLLFISFIGGVFLSAVIKTDWAFVVSPFIFIILYLIYRYHLARSITLKFEFWERIFPWHFHLTAICFALVHLSNFENGINLLPFGILYTLPQLAVALVLGYARMNYGLKYSFALHAMYNFLPIILFISKF, from the coding sequence ATGGTGGATCTGCTTGATGATTTGATCAATTATCTGAAATATCCTTACCTGGCCAGAATTCCTAAAAAAGTGGACAGGCCTTTGATATTGCTGCTTAAACTCGCTTTAATATGTAGCATAGCCGGTATTAGCTGCGGGATACTGATGGGAGTATTAATTCATCTGAAACTGATTCCCGACCCCGGACCAACTGTGCTGGATAAAAAGACAATGGCAAAGAGCATACTTTTTATAATTGCTGTAATCTGGGCTCCTTTATCAGAAGAACTCCTTTTCAGGGCACAGCTAAGACGCTTTACGGGAAGTTTGCTGTTTATCTCATTTATAGGCGGAGTGTTTTTAAGTGCAGTGATTAAAACAGACTGGGCCTTTGTGGTCAGTCCGTTTATTTTTATCATTTTATATTTGATCTACCGGTATCATCTTGCCCGCAGTATTACGCTGAAATTCGAATTCTGGGAACGCATTTTTCCATGGCATTTTCACCTGACCGCTATCTGCTTTGCACTTGTCCATCTGAGCAATTTTGAAAACGGAATAAATCTGTTGCCATTCGGGATACTGTATACTTTACCACAGCTGGCAGTTGCTCTTGTTCTGGGCTATGCGCGAATGAATTACGGACTTAAATATTCATTTGCACTGCATGCTATGTATAATTTCCTTCCCATAATTTTGTTCATCTCTAAATTCTGA